A window of Neorhizobium galegae bv. orientalis str. HAMBI 540 genomic DNA:
CCTCCGGTGTGGTGCTGGTGATCGCACTTTACACGGCCGGCTGGTTCTATGGCGCCTCAGTGCTGAAGGAGCGGACGCTGAGCCTGCTCGGCAGCCAGGAAAGCCGCGGCATCTCGGCCGAATGCGCCGACGCGGACTATCGTGGCTATCCCTTCCGGATCGGCCTGTTCTGCTCGAAAGTATCGGTCGACGACCGCACCAACGGCATTTCCGCAATGTTCGGATCCCTGCGGTCCGCCGCCCAGGTCTACAATCCCGGCCATATCGTCTGGGAACTCGATTCGCCGATCGAGATCCGCACCGGCCACGGACTTTCGGTCTCGACAACCTGGGAGAATTTCCAGTCGAGCCTGATCACCCGGTTTCGCGGGGTGGAACGCACTTCGACGATGATCGAGAACGCGAAGACGAACATCCTATCGTCGGCAACCGGCCAGGCCTTCAATATCAGCGCCGGTCACACCGAAATCCATCTGCGCCAGAACGGCAACGACCTCGATGCGGCTCTGACACTCCAAAACACCGATGTGGTGATGAAGGACCTGCCGCAGCTTCTGCCGCGATTCACGGCCAATCTCGACCTGACCTTGACCGGTCGCGCCGGCATGATCGACGGATCCGATCCGAACGGAACCGCTCTCTATGGCACTCAGGGCCAGATGCGCAGTGTTTCGGCTGATCTCGGTGATGGCAAGCTGATCACCGTTTCCGGTCCCTTTTCCTTCGACGAGCAGGGCTACCTGTCGGGCAAGCTGAAACTCCGGGTCGAGCAGATCGATGCCTGGCGCGACAGCCTGAGCCAGGCGTTTCCGCAGATCGCCCCAACGCTGAAGACCGCCGCCAACATGCTGTCCGCCCTCGGCCGCGGCAAGAGCGCGTCGCTCGACCTCACCATCAACCGCGGCAAGGTATTCGCCGGCGGCTTCATCCAGATCGGCGAAATCCCGCCGATCTGACCGGGGTCACATCCTGATATCACTTCTTGGCGTCGAGTGAATGGCGGCCGAAATCCGGAGCGTCGACATCTTGGCCGGCCTGGACGATCGAGCGGCGGATAGCGCGGGTGCGGGTGAAGAGCTCGAACAGCTTGTCGCCCTCGCCCCAGCGGATCGCCCGCTGCAGATAGGCAAGATCTTCCGAAAAGCGCGCCAGCATTTCCAGGATCGCATCCTTGTTGTGCAGGCAGACATCCCGCCACATGGTGGGATCGGAAGCCGCAAGGCGGGTGAAATCGCGGAAGCCGGAGGCGGAATATTTGATGACTTCTGCGTCGGTCACCGTCTCGAGATCGTCCGCCGTGCCGACAATATTGTAGGCAATGATATGCGGCAGGTGGGAGACGATCGCCAGAACCTTGTCATGGTGCTGCGGGTCCATCTCGTCGATGCGCGAGCCGAGCGCCATCCAGAAGGACTTCAGCGTGTCGAGGGCCGCCTGGTCCGTATCCGGCAGCGGCGTGAAGATGCACCAGCGGTCCCGGAACAGGCCGACGAAGCCGGCATCCGGTCCGGATTTTTCGGTGCCCGCCAGCGGGTGGCCCGGAATGAAATGCACGCCTTCCGGCATATGCGGCGCCATCTGCGCGATGACGGAAGCCTTGGTGGAACCGACATCGGTGACGATGGCGCCAGCCTTCAGGCTACCGGCGATCTGCCTGGCGACGGCCTCCGATGCGCCGACCGGCACCGAGACGATGACGAGATCGGCATCTTTCACCGCGTCGGCGGCTGAGGAAACATAGTGCGTGCCGAGCGCCAGCTCTTCGGCGCGTTTCAGGGTTTCGGCGCTGCGCGTGGAAATCACCACCTCACCGGCCAAGCCAAGTTCCTTGACGTCACGGGCGATCGACGAGCCGATCAGGCCGATGCCGATCAGCGCGATCCGGTCGAAAAGCGGCGTGCTCATGCGCTTTTGCCCATGAATTCGCCGAGCGTTTCGATGACGCCGCGATTGGCCTCCTCCGAGCCGATCGTCATGCGCAGGGCGTTCGGAAAACCGTAACCGCGGACGGCGCGAAGGATATAACCGCGGCTGGTGAGGAACGCATCCGCTTCCGGCGCCCGCTTGCCGTCGACATCCGGGAAATGGATGAGCACGAAATTGGCGACCGAAGGCGTGACCTTCAGACCGATCGTCTCCAGCGCATGGGTGAGCTTGCCCTGCCAGAGATTGTTATGCTCGACTGCCTTTTCGACGAAAGCCTGGTCGCGGATGGCGGCGGCACCCGCGGCAATCGCCGGGGCGTTCATGTTGAACGGGCCGCGCACACGGTTGAGCGCGTCGAGAATGCCGGCCGGGCCGTACATCCAGCCGATGCGCAGCGCCGCAAGCCCGTAGACCTTGGAGAAGGTGCGGGTCATCACGACGTTCCTGTTGGACGACACCAGTTCGAGGCCGGCTTCGTAATCGTTCTTGCGCACATATTCCGCGTAGGCCGCGTCGAGCACGAGGATGACGCTCTTCGGCAGCCCGGCATGCAGGCGGCGGATATCGGCGACCGGAACATAGGTGCCGGTCGGATTGCCCGGATTGGCGATGAACACCATCTTCGTCTTGTCGGTGACGGCGGCGAGGATCGCGTCGACATCGACGGTGCGATCCTTCTCCTTCACCTCGACCACAGTGGCGCCGGCGCCCATGATCTGGATCTTGTAGACGAGGAAACCGTGTTCGGTGATGATCGCTTCGTCGCCGGTGCCGAGATAGACGTGGCAGAGCAGGCCCAGCAGCTCGTCGGAACCGTTGCCGCACATGATGTTTGCGACATTGAGCCCGTGCACCGAGGCGATCGCCTCGCGCAGCGCCATCGCCTGGCCGTCGGGATAAAGTTCGAGATTGCCCGCCGCCTGCTTGAAAGCGTCGATCGCCTTCGGGCTGGCGCCGAGCGGCGTCTCGTTGGACGAAAGCTTGAAGACGCGCGCCACGCCCGGAGCATGTTCCTTGCCGGGCACATAGGCGGCGATATCCAGGATGCCTGGACGCGGAACGGGCTCACTCGTGACGATGCTCATCGGATCAACCTTTTTGGAAAGCCTGAACGGCGGGTGTGATCCAGTGGGATTAAAGCCGAAAATCGCCTTTGTCGAGGGGTGGGGAATGGTCGGCGCAGCCGACGAAACGATCTGGTGAATCGTTTCGAATGACGAACGCCCTGAGCCAAAGCGAAGGGCCGGAGAATGCAGTCGGACGAGGGGCGGCCCTCACCGCGTTCGCGTCGTCGGCACGCCCTGGGGCGCCAGCACCGGCACGAAGACGCGGCGCGACGCACGGGCGGCGACCGGCAGGCCCTGGTAGAGGCGCTTCTGGGCCTCCACCACGATCACCCCCGAAAACACCGGCCAGAAGCGGCGCCCCAGGCGCTCGAAGGCCTGGCGCAGCTTCAGCACCGCGCGGATCTTCGACGGCGGGAAGAACAGTGCCTCGGCGCTGGCGCCGGGCGTGAAATTGGTCTCGCGCAGCAGCGAGGTGAGCTGCCCGCGCGAATAGGGCCGGCCGGAACCGAACGGCGTATGCTCCATGCGGGCCCAGACGCCGCGCCGGTTGGGCACGACGATGACCAGCCGCCCGCCGGGCGCCAGCACCCGCCAGAGTTCCTTCAAGGTCTCCCGCGGATTTTCGGCAAATTCCAGCGAATGCACCATCAGCACACGATCGACGGAAGAGTCCGGCAGCGGCAGTTCCTCGTCGAAGACGAGGGCCGTCGAGGAAAGCTCGCTGACCGGCCAGTTCACCGCCCCCTGCCCTGCCGGCATGAAGGCGAAAGTGCGTTCTGTATCGGCGCGGAAACGGTCGAGATAGGGCACGGCGTAACCAAGGCCCACCAGCCGCTCCTCCGGCAGCCTCGCCCAGAGCGAAGACAGCGCGAACGTGATCGACTGCTCAGCGAGATGGCCGAGGGGCGAGTGATAGAATTCGCGAAGATCGACGATATCCGTGTGCATGCGTGATTTGGTACCAGACGGCGGTTGGACTTCAAGGGACCAGTCTCTACATTGTGACGCAAAACACTTTCAGCAATGGGGTTATGTTATGAGACCACTGGAACTCGAAGTTTTTTCATGCCGCAGCGATAATTACGGCGTCCTCGTGCACGATCCGGAAAGCGGCCTGACGGCCTCGATCGATGCCCCGGAGGAAAAGCCGATCCTGGACGCGGCGGCCCGGCGCGGCTGGAAGATCACCCACATCTTCACCACCCATCACCACGGCGACCACGTGGAAGCCAACCTGGCGCTCAAGGAAAAGTTCGGGCTGGAGATCATCGGCCCGTTCAACGAGGCCGTGGCGATCCCCGGCCTCGACAAGACCATGGCGGATGGCGACGAATTCCAGTTCGGCGAACATCTCGTCTGCGTCATCGAGACGCCGGGCCACACCGCCGGCCATATCTGCTACCATTTCCCGGACGACAAGATCCTGTTCGCGGCAGACACCCTGTTTGCGCTCGGCTGCGGCCGGCTGTTCGAACGCCCGGCCGCCGATATGTGGCACTCGCTGCAGAAGCTCGCCGTCCTGCCGGACGAGACGGCCGTCTATTTCGGTCACGAATATACGCTTTCAAATGCGAAATTCGCATTGAGCGTCGATCCGGACAATGAACGCCTGCAGGCGCGCGCCAGCGAGATCGAGGCACAGCGCGCGGCCGGCCGGTTCACCATTCCGACGACGATCGGGCTGGAGAAGGAAACCAATCCTTTCCTGCGCGCCACCGACCCGGCCATCCGTCGCAACCTGGTGATGGAGAGCAAATCCAACGAGGAAGTGTTTGCCGAGATCCGCAAGCGCAAGGACAACTTCTGAATGAAGCCGGAAGAGATTATCGCCACGCTCGGCATGCAGCGGCATCCGGAAGGCGGCTGGTATGTCGAGACGTTTCGCGACGAAGACGGCGGTGCACGTGGCCATTCGACGGCGATCTATTACCTGCTGGAAGCGGGCGAACGCTCCCATTGGCATCGGGTTCGCGATGCGGCGGAGGTCTGGCATTTCTATGCCGGCGATCCGCTGCGACTGCGGATTTCCGAGGGCGAGACGGTCGAAGAGGTGAGGCTCGGCTCCGATCTCGCCAGGGGCGAACGGCCGCAGGCCGTGGTCCCGGCGAACGCCTGGCAGGCAGCGGAACCGCTTGGCCGCTTCACGCTGGTCGGCTGTACGGTCGCACCAGGCTTTCAGTTTTCGAGCTTCGAGATGGCACCGCCGGGCTGGGAGCCAACAGGCTAAGACAACGGCAGGCCGGCAACTGCCAACGTAAAAATCAGCTGTGCCGCGAAGTAAGTGCCCCACACGAACGGCTTCAGCCTCGCCATGACAGGCGCATCCGGCTTCACCAGGAACTTCTGGATCGCCAGTGCAGTGTCGGACATGACGAACAGCGCAGCGCCGGCCGCTGGCAGGATCGGCTTCACCGCCAGCGCCGAAAGCGCCATGGCGAGGATCGCGATCCCATAGGCAGTGACGGGGATGGCAAGCCGTCCGGCAGGGCGCCGCAACATGAAAAACGTCATGCCTGTCAGCACAACGAAAATCCATGCCGCCGTATAACGCCAGGCGGAGGCGACGAGTAGGCTCGGTTCTATCGACGGCCAGAACAGCGCCGCATAGGCAATATGCGAAGCGAGGAAGGCCGCGAGCCCGGCGACGAAAGCTGGCTCTCCCTCGTAGGCGAGGCAGGCGTCTCCGAGTGCACCGAGCGCCAGCGCTGCGACGAACAGCGCCGGCGCGCCGGAAAGACCGGCGTAGAGCACAAGCAGCAAGACTGGTAAGGTCTTCAGCACCGCGCGAAGATGGCCCGCCGGCCTTTTCAGCCAGCGGAAATAATGGATCGCAAGCGCGATCGAGGCGGCCAGCAGCGCCCATAACAACAGATACATCTCTTCCCCCACGTCCCCGACCCTTCAGGAACGCCTATTCGGCCGCGGCTTCCGCAATTGGCTTCGGCCGGAACATATCCCGAGCCGCCAGCACCGCCCCTCCGGTGATCAGCAGGCAGGCCAACAGGACGTTCCAGTTCGCTTCGGCAAAACCCGATGCGACCAGAATCAGCGTCGACAACAGCGGCGCCGCATAACTTGCCGCGCCGATGATCTGGATATCGCCGTTCTTGACCCCGTAGTCCCAGGCATAGAAGGCCGCACCGACCGGCAGCAGGCCAAGCCCGACGACCGCTGTCCACTCACCACTATTGGCGGGCCAGACGGTCGTCTCGAGCGCCAGATGGCAGATCAGCGAGAGCAGCGACGTGCCGAGGCAGAAACCGGTAACGACATCGGTCGAAACCCGATCGAAGCGCCGCGTCAGCAGCGAATAGCCCGACCAGGTGAAGGCGCAGAGAAAGGCCGCCCCGTAACCCGTGAGATAGGCGCCGTCGAAGGCAAGCCCGTTGCGGGAAACGATGGCGATCGTGCCGCAAAGCCCGGCGACCGCGCCAGCCACGTGATACCAGCGCAGCCTTTCGCCCGGCAGCAAGGCCGAACCAACGACGATGAACAGCGGCCAGAGATAGGCGATCAGCCCCGCTTCGACCGCCGGCGCGTTGCGGAGCGCCGTGAAATACAGAAAATGATAACCGAACAGGCCGCCGATGCCGGTGATCCACACTTTCGGTGGCTGCTTCAGGAAAGCAATACGCTCAGGCTTGACGATAAAAAGTACGATACCCGGCAGGCTGCCGATCGCGAACGTCATCGCGCTCATCTGGAAAGGCGGCACTTTTCCGGATGCGGCCGTCATCAGGGCCAGCAGCGACCACATCAGGATCGCCGTAAAACCGATCAACGTTCCCCGGATTTTCACCCCTGCCCCCTTGGGCGCCCGGGCGGGCGCCTTATTCAACCGCCATATTTGACGGCTGTCACGTAAACCTGCCCCATCCTTGTCGGGATGACGGCGTAGACCGGAGCATATACATTTACCGATTGCGCTTTGGCAAACCAGATTTCCATCGGCGTCTTGCGCAAATATTCGATATCGCTGCGCCCGCGCTTGAAGCCCGATCTCGGAAGGTAGCGGATCGAACAGACGATCGCCTCACCCTTGAAACCGTCGGTCGAAAACGGTCTGGTGCCCTTCGGTGTCAACACCAGGTCCATGCGCGACTCACCGTCATAGATCGGCAGCCGACTGGGGCAGACCTTGGCGTCGCCCGGGAAGATGAGGCCGCTCAACGGGTCGAGAACAGCGTGCAGGTCCTTTTCCGTCACGGGAATCCAGGTTTCCGGATTGCGGGTCGGCTCGGGCTTGACAGTCGTCTCGGTGACATTGCCGTTACGGTACTCGACGTCGTAGACACGCGTTCGACGGCCGGCGCTGTAAACGAGGTTGTAGCGCTCGGCCTGCAGCTTGTCGGCCTGCATGCGCCCGCTGACGCTGGTCTCGGCGGAGATGCGGCTGATGATGTTGACGATTCCGGCCGATTTGAACGTTCCGGTGATCTTGTAGTCGCTGCTGTTGAATTCGCTCGCGAATGACGCCTTGGCGATCGGCAGGATCCCGAGCGAAATATCGTATTCGCTAACATGCCGGATTTCCGCCGAGCCGAGCGGAACGGTCGTGAACCCGAAGACGAACACGAAGGCACTGACGAAACAGCCGTGAAGGTTCATGATTCTGCCCTGACCGATGAGGACGCCGAAAAGCGTCTTCCTGGAGACATATAGACGGTGCATCATGGCAAGAAAATAGCGGCGTCAGGGCACTGGCAGCGGATTCTCTTAGGGTTAGGCCAAGGTTTTGGCTTGACGCGACGAGCCCCACTGACTATAGAACCGCAACTTTCCACTCAGGACCAGTTGGATCGGCGCACCGGGCATTGCCCGGAAGTACCATCCGATTGCAGAAGAACAAAGGTGTATCCATGTCTCGTGTGTGCGAACTGACCGGCAAGGGCGTTCAGACCGGCAACAACGTAAGCCACGCCAACAACAAGACCCGCCGTCGGTTCCTGCCGAACCTGTGCCAGGTCACGTTGATCTCCGACGCTCTCGGCCAGCGTTATCGCCTGCGCGTTTCGGCGCACGCTCTGCGCTCCGTCGAACATCGTGGCGGCCTCGATGCCTTCCTGTTGAAGTCCGACGAGACCGAACTGTCGATGCGCGCCCGCCTGCTGCGCCGCCAGATCGTCAAGAAGACCGCCGAAGTCGCTGCTGCGGCCTGATCGGTCTGACGACAAATCATTCGGCTTTGAACAAGGCTTGAACGGGTAATACCGGCCAGGCCTTTTCTCTTGGCCTTCATAAAACTCCAACTGGTGGCATCACCCAGGATAAAAAAATGCTGAGCTCACGCTATACTTTCATCTATGCCCTGCTGATGGCGGCCATCGTCGGCGCCTCCAATTTCCTAGTGCAGTTTCCGGTCACGGGAACGCTCTGGGGCATCGCCCTTGGCGATCTCCTTACCTGGGGCGCGTTCACCTATCCGGTCGCATTCCTGATCACCGACCTGACCAATCGCCAGTTCGGTCCCTCGATTGCGCGACGTGTCGTGCTTGTCGGTTTCGTCGTCGGCGTCGCGCTGTCCTTCTGGATTTCCGTTCCGCGTATCGCGATCGCATCCGGCACCGCCTTTCTGATCGGCCAGCTTCTCGACATCTCGGTGTTCAATGAACTGCGCCGCAAGACCTGGTGGAAGGCGCCGCTGGCGGCATCGCTGATCGGCACGGTAGTCGATACGATCCTGTTCTTCTCGCTGGCCTTCGCCCCGCTCTTCGCCTTCATCGGCCCGAACGAGAATTTCGCGATCCAATCCGCACCGATCCTCGGCGCGTTTGCCGCAGAAGCCCCGCGCTGGATCTCCTGGGCGCTCGGCGACCTCGTGGTCAAGATCCTAGTCGGCGTCGTCCTGCTCCTGCCCTATGGCGCACTGATGAACGTGCTGAAGCCGATGCCGCAGGTCGCTCCGGCCAGCTAACTCAAGCGCAGACATTTCGCTTGGCGTCATTGCGTCAGGCGGAATTCCAGCATCACGTTACGCTGCAGCAGATTGCCGTTATCATCCGAAATCAGGATGAGGTGCGGCTTGCCCTCCGGCCCGGTGATGACGTCGAGCCCTTCCATGTTGTCGATGGCATAACCCATGTCGGCATCGACCAGCACTTCGCCGTCGACGACGACGCCGGGGCGGATGCTGTCGCCCTTGATGAGGCGGATGCGCATGCCGAGACCGCCGAGAAAGCTGAAGCGGCGTTCGAGCAGCAGGAAATCGCCGTTCGGCAGGAAGGCGCCATCGGTCGCGTCGAAGGGATCGTGCCGCACCACTGTGAACACGCCCTTGAGCGGCCCCTCCAGGATGGCGGCGAAAAGGTTCCCCTGGTCATCGAGGCTATGCTCGGTGACGACGATGGGCGATCCCTTGAGCGGACCGGTCTGGGGCGAGATAGCCACCGTCTCCATGCCCGCATTCATCCGGAACTCGTGGCGGGGGATCGGGAGATCGAGGCTCTTCAGGGGAGCGGAGGTCTCGAACCCCGGATCGGGATAGGCATCGACGCGATGCAGTTGCTCGAAGCTGACGATCGCGTGGCCGTCCCTCAGCGCCAGGCCCTCGGCGTCCGAAGTGTATTTCGAACCGACCCGGCCGCCGCGGATGAGGATCGGATTGATGGCGAGATCGGTGAGGTTGGCGAGGCGCCCCTTGGCATCCCGCTCGATGCGGCCGGTCAGCCAGGAACCGGTATCGAGCACCGACACGAACCTTTCGCCATCGGCGCGAAAACGGATGCTCGACAGCGACTGCAGCCGGCTATCGGACGATGAAAATTCGATTCCACCGAGAAATTCGAGCGATCCAAAGCGTGTTTCCGCCGAACCGCGCTTGAATTCGGTGATCGCGCGCGCCCTGACCGAGATATTTTCGGTGGCCGGCGCCACCGGGAAAGCGATGACGCCAAAAAGGCCGGCCCAGACGACGAGGCGGGAAAGTTTCAAGCGGCGGACCTCAGCTGGCCCGTCGCATGCGGCCCTGCTGCCTGCCGTTTTCCGCAAACAGTTCGGCGAGCTGCTCGGTCATCGCCCCGGCAAGCTCGTCCGCATCGACGATCGTCACGGCCTTGCGATAGTAGCGCGTCACGTCGTGGCCGATACCGATCGCCAGCAGCTCCACCGGCGAGCGCGTCTCGATCTGTTCGATCACCGCGCGCAGATGCCGTTCGAGATAATTGCCCGGATTGACCGACAGCGTCGAATCGTCGACCGGCGCGCCATCCGAGATCATCATCAGGATCTTGCGCTGCTCGCGGCGGGCGATCAGGCGGTTATGCGCCCACATCAGCGCCTCGCCGTCGATGTTTTCCTTGAGCAGGCCTTCGCGCATCATCAGGCCGAGATTGCGGCGCGAACGGCGCCATGGCGCATCCGCCGACTTATAGACGATATGGCGCAGGTCGTTGAGGCGGCCGGGCGTCGGCGGCTTGCCGCTTGCCAGCCACTTTTCGCGCGCCTGCCCGCCCTTCCAGGCCTTGGTGGTGAAGCCGAGAATCTCGACCTTGACGCCGCAGCGCTCCAGCGTGCGGGCAAGGATGTCGGCGCAGGTGGCGGCAACCGTAATCGGCCGGCCGCGCATCGAGCCGGAATTGTCGATGACCAGGGTGACGACCGTATCGCGGAACTGCGTATCGCGCTCCTTCTTGAAGGAGAGCGGCTGCATCGGATCGATGATCAGGCGCACCAGACGGGCCGGATCGAGATACCCCTCTTCGAGATCGAAGTCCCAGGAGCGGTTCTGCTGCGCCATCAGGCGGCGCTGCAGGCGGTTGGCAAGCCGGCCGACGGCGCCCTGAAGATGGGCAAGCTGCTTGTCGAGGAACGCCCGCAGCCGGTCGAGTTCCGCTTCGTCGCAAAGCTCTTCGGCCGTGATTTCCTCGTCGAATTCCTGGGTGAAGATCTTGTAGTCGACCTTCTCGTTGAAATCGTCGAACGGGCTGTTGGGCCGCCGGGTCTCTCCGGGCGTCTCGGAATGTTCGTCGCTGTCGTCCGACATGTCGTCGTCGGACATTTCCGCGCCGTCCATCTCGCCGTCGTCCATTTCCTCGTCGGAAGCGTCGCTCTGCTCGGCAGGCGCAGCGTCGGAACCCGCTTCTTCCTCGACCTCGTCGTTCTCGGTCTCGTTGCTGCGCGGCTGGTCTTCCTGGTCCGGGTTCTCCATCTCCTCCGGATCGGTATCGTCGTCGGCAAACTCCTCCGCCATCTGCATGGAGGTCAGCATGTGCCGCACCAGCTTGGCGAACGCCTGCTGGTCCTCGATCACATTTCCGAGATTGTCGAGATCGCCGGCCGCCTTGTCCTCGATGAACGGGCGCCAGAGATCGAGCACCTTGCCGGCACTCGCCGGCGGCTTGATGCCGGTGAGCTTCTCGCGCACCAGCATGGCGACCGCTTCGCCGATCGGCGCATCTTCCTGCCGTTCGACGCCAGAGAAATTCGCCTTCGAATATTTTTCGGCATGCATCGAACTGAGGTTCGATGCCATGCCGGCCATGCGCAATGCGCCGATCGACTCGACGCGCGCCTGCTCGACGGCATCAAAGACGACGCGTGCATCGGCGCCCTGCGGCGACATGCTGGCATGCACGTTGGTATCGTGGCAGGCGATCCGCAGCGCCATGGAATCGCCGAGCCCGCGGGTCACCGCGAGCTCGTGTGCCGTCGGTCGCTTGGAGATTTCCGGCAGGCGGATGCGCTCGCCGGCAAGGCCCGGACGCTCGTTGGCGAACGTGACCTCGACTTCGTTATTGCCGGCAATCGAGCGCACGCAGCCGCTAATTGCCCGCCGCAACGGTTCGGTATCGACCGGACCGCCGGATTTGGCTTTCGAATTGTCTCCGCGACCTGCCATGATCTCGTCTCCGCTTAGGCTCCGAGAACGATGTTGGCGGCACTTTCCTTCAGCTCGACGCCGAAGGCGCGCTGGTACTGTTCGGCGACCAGCGTGCGTTCCAGTTCGTCGCACTTGTTGAGGAAGGTGATGCGGAAGGCGAACGCGATGTCACCGAAAATCTCGGCGTTTTCCGCCCAGGTGATGACGGTACGCGGGCTCATGACGGTCGAGAGATCGCCGTTGATGAAGGCCGAACGGGTAAGATCCGCGACGCGCACCATCTTCGACACGGTCTCGCGGCCCTCGGCCGTGCGACCGAAGGACTTGACCTTGGCGGCGACGATGTCGACTTCCTTCTGGTGCGGCAGATAGTTCAGCGTCGTCACGATCGACCAGCGGTCCATCTGTGCCTGGTTGATCTGCTGCGTGCCGTGATAAAGGCCGGTCGTGTCCCCGAGGCCTACCGTATTGGCGGTCGCGAAGATGCGGAATGCCGGGTGAGGACGGATGACACGGCTCTGGTCGAGCAGGGTCAGGCGACCGGAGGATTCCAGAACGCGCTGGATGACGAACATGACGTCCGGGCGGCCGGCATCGTATTCGTCGAAGACGAGCGCGACATTGTGCTGGTAGGCCCAGGGCAGGATGCCGTCCTTGAATTCGGTGACCTGCTTGCCATCCTTCAGCACGATCGCGTCCTTGCCGACGAGATCGATACGGCTGACATGGCTGTCGAGGTTGATACGCACGCACGGCCAGTTGAGGCGAGCTGCGACCTGCTCGATATGGGTGGACTTGCCGGTGCCGTGGAAGCCGGACACCATGACGCGTCGGTTATGTGCAAAGCCGGCGAGAATAGCGAGCGTCGTATCGCGGTCGAACAAGTAGTCCGGGTCGAGATCCGGTACGTAGGGGTCGCCGCTGCTATATGCCGGAACCCTGATATCGCTGTCGATGCCGAAGACTTCCCTGACCGAAACGGTGGTATCGGGAAGGTTGGAAATATCTAGATCAATCTTACTCATCGTCTCTCCAAGGCGCGAGCCGCCGCCCGGCCGTCATCCTTACTGCCATAATTTTTACGGCTTAGCAGAAACCCGCCTGCTTCAACAACTGATATGCTTGAATGACGGCACGAAAACGTTCTTCCGAACCGCGGTCGCCGCCATTCGCATCCGGATGATGTTTCTTGACCAGTTCCTTGTAGCGGGTCTTGATCTCCGCCGCGGACGCATTGGCCGCCAACTCCATCGTATCGAAGGCTTTGGCTTCCAATGTCTTCAGCTTGCGCCCCTGCGTCTGGAAACGGGGGCCGGCCGCCCGCGCACTGGACACGAAGCCGAACGGATCCCTGAAGCGCTGCTGGGCGCCGGTAGCGCCGGCAGCCCCTGAACGCGCCGTCGAGTGAAGCGGGGCATCCTTGGCGGCCTTGTTGACGCCGACGGTCCAGGTCGGACGATGGCCGGTGATCGCCTCTTTCTGGTAACGGGCGATCTCGCTGTCCGAGAGGCCGGAGAAATAGTTATAGCCCTTGTTGTATTCCCTGACGTGTTCGAAACAGAACAGAAAGAACTGGCCTTCCGCGTTGCGGCCAACGGGTGCGCGATGGACGCCGGGCTTGTCGCACCCGTCCCATTGGCAAGTGGGCGCTTCAGGCACAGCTTCCTGCTGCCTGTTCTTGCGCGTCCGGATGCGGTCGAAATATTTGGAATCTAGTTTCATAAGGCCCTCATTATGGGGCGACGAAGAGGGCGCGGCAAGAATTGACAAAGTCCTTTCTTACTGGTTTGTGAGATGCCCTTTTGCGTCGCAACGGAGACCGCGATGTCCGTCAAATCCCGAATCGAAATCACGCTTACCGACAATCTTGAGCCGGAACGGCTGATCGTCATCGATGAAAGCCATCAGCACGCCGGCCATCAGCCCGACATCACCGGAACCGGCGAAACCCATATGCGGGTTCGCATCGTTTCGAAAAAATTTTCCGGAATGAGCCGGCTCGACCGACATCGGACGGTGAATGCCCTACTGAAGCCGGAACTCGACG
This region includes:
- the yddG gene encoding aromatic amino acid exporter YddG yields the protein MKIRGTLIGFTAILMWSLLALMTAASGKVPPFQMSAMTFAIGSLPGIVLFIVKPERIAFLKQPPKVWITGIGGLFGYHFLYFTALRNAPAVEAGLIAYLWPLFIVVGSALLPGERLRWYHVAGAVAGLCGTIAIVSRNGLAFDGAYLTGYGAAFLCAFTWSGYSLLTRRFDRVSTDVVTGFCLGTSLLSLICHLALETTVWPANSGEWTAVVGLGLLPVGAAFYAWDYGVKNGDIQIIGAASYAAPLLSTLILVASGFAEANWNVLLACLLITGGAVLAARDMFRPKPIAEAAAE
- a CDS encoding DUF3108 domain-containing protein, with the translated sequence MNLHGCFVSAFVFVFGFTTVPLGSAEIRHVSEYDISLGILPIAKASFASEFNSSDYKITGTFKSAGIVNIISRISAETSVSGRMQADKLQAERYNLVYSAGRRTRVYDVEYRNGNVTETTVKPEPTRNPETWIPVTEKDLHAVLDPLSGLIFPGDAKVCPSRLPIYDGESRMDLVLTPKGTRPFSTDGFKGEAIVCSIRYLPRSGFKRGRSDIEYLRKTPMEIWFAKAQSVNVYAPVYAVIPTRMGQVYVTAVKYGG
- the rpmB gene encoding 50S ribosomal protein L28 — translated: MSRVCELTGKGVQTGNNVSHANNKTRRRFLPNLCQVTLISDALGQRYRLRVSAHALRSVEHRGGLDAFLLKSDETELSMRARLLRRQIVKKTAEVAAAA
- a CDS encoding queuosine precursor transporter; the encoded protein is MLSSRYTFIYALLMAAIVGASNFLVQFPVTGTLWGIALGDLLTWGAFTYPVAFLITDLTNRQFGPSIARRVVLVGFVVGVALSFWISVPRIAIASGTAFLIGQLLDISVFNELRRKTWWKAPLAASLIGTVVDTILFFSLAFAPLFAFIGPNENFAIQSAPILGAFAAEAPRWISWALGDLVVKILVGVVLLLPYGALMNVLKPMPQVAPAS
- a CDS encoding esterase-like activity of phytase family protein; translated protein: MKLSRLVVWAGLFGVIAFPVAPATENISVRARAITEFKRGSAETRFGSLEFLGGIEFSSSDSRLQSLSSIRFRADGERFVSVLDTGSWLTGRIERDAKGRLANLTDLAINPILIRGGRVGSKYTSDAEGLALRDGHAIVSFEQLHRVDAYPDPGFETSAPLKSLDLPIPRHEFRMNAGMETVAISPQTGPLKGSPIVVTEHSLDDQGNLFAAILEGPLKGVFTVVRHDPFDATDGAFLPNGDFLLLERRFSFLGGLGMRIRLIKGDSIRPGVVVDGEVLVDADMGYAIDNMEGLDVITGPEGKPHLILISDDNGNLLQRNVMLEFRLTQ
- the cobT gene encoding cobaltochelatase subunit CobT; translation: MAGRGDNSKAKSGGPVDTEPLRRAISGCVRSIAGNNEVEVTFANERPGLAGERIRLPEISKRPTAHELAVTRGLGDSMALRIACHDTNVHASMSPQGADARVVFDAVEQARVESIGALRMAGMASNLSSMHAEKYSKANFSGVERQEDAPIGEAVAMLVREKLTGIKPPASAGKVLDLWRPFIEDKAAGDLDNLGNVIEDQQAFAKLVRHMLTSMQMAEEFADDDTDPEEMENPDQEDQPRSNETENDEVEEEAGSDAAPAEQSDASDEEMDDGEMDGAEMSDDDMSDDSDEHSETPGETRRPNSPFDDFNEKVDYKIFTQEFDEEITAEELCDEAELDRLRAFLDKQLAHLQGAVGRLANRLQRRLMAQQNRSWDFDLEEGYLDPARLVRLIIDPMQPLSFKKERDTQFRDTVVTLVIDNSGSMRGRPITVAATCADILARTLERCGVKVEILGFTTKAWKGGQAREKWLASGKPPTPGRLNDLRHIVYKSADAPWRRSRRNLGLMMREGLLKENIDGEALMWAHNRLIARREQRKILMMISDGAPVDDSTLSVNPGNYLERHLRAVIEQIETRSPVELLAIGIGHDVTRYYRKAVTIVDADELAGAMTEQLAELFAENGRQQGRMRRAS